The Listeria monocytogenes genome window below encodes:
- a CDS encoding PTS lactose/cellobiose transporter subunit IIA: MDLEQTIMSLIVFGGNAKSDAMLAIDSAKKGDFAQADEQIAQAEQALLEAHHSQTKLIQGEARGEKTEVSLLLVHAQDHLMNAITFKDLAKEIVDLYKNK, translated from the coding sequence GGATTTAGAGCAAACTATTATGAGCTTGATCGTGTTCGGTGGTAACGCTAAAAGCGATGCTATGTTAGCCATTGATTCCGCAAAAAAAGGGGATTTCGCTCAAGCAGACGAACAAATCGCCCAAGCAGAACAAGCACTACTTGAAGCGCATCATTCTCAAACAAAACTTATACAAGGTGAAGCACGTGGTGAAAAAACAGAAGTTTCCCTTCTACTCGTTCACGCACAAGATCACTTAATGAACGCAATCACTTTCAAAGACTTAGCGAAAGAAATTGTAGACCTTTATAAGAATAAATAA